Proteins co-encoded in one Inmirania thermothiophila genomic window:
- a CDS encoding thiopurine S-methyltransferase codes for MDPKFWIARWEQGQTGWHLPEVNPQLRRWWARLGLAAPGRVFVPLCGASLDLGWLAGRGHEVVGCELAPTAVARCFAEAGLEPAVAAAGALRRWRAGRLEILEGDFFRLDPETLGAVEAVYDRAALVAFPPAMRAHYVAHLRRLAPRAPQLLVTLDYPQEEMEGPPFAVPEAEVRARYAGCTVERLADEDVLEAQPRFRARGLTRLREQAFLIRP; via the coding sequence ATGGACCCGAAGTTCTGGATCGCGCGCTGGGAGCAGGGCCAGACCGGCTGGCACCTGCCGGAGGTGAACCCGCAGCTTCGCCGCTGGTGGGCCCGGCTCGGGCTCGCCGCGCCGGGCCGCGTCTTCGTGCCCCTGTGCGGGGCGAGCCTGGATCTCGGCTGGCTCGCCGGGCGCGGCCACGAGGTGGTGGGCTGCGAGCTCGCGCCGACCGCGGTCGCGCGCTGCTTCGCCGAGGCCGGCCTCGAGCCGGCGGTGGCCGCGGCGGGGGCGCTGCGGCGCTGGCGGGCCGGGCGCCTGGAGATCCTCGAGGGCGACTTCTTCCGCCTCGACCCCGAGACCCTCGGCGCGGTGGAGGCGGTCTACGACCGCGCCGCCCTGGTGGCCTTCCCGCCGGCGATGCGGGCGCACTACGTGGCGCACCTGCGCCGCCTGGCGCCGCGCGCGCCGCAGCTGCTGGTCACCCTGGACTACCCGCAGGAGGAGATGGAGGGCCCGCCCTTCGCCGTGCCCGAGGCGGAGGTGCGCGCCCGCTACGCCGGCTGCACGGTGGAGCGGCTCGCCGACGAGGACGTCCTCGAGGCGCAGCCGCGCTTCCGCGCCCGGGGCCTGACGCGGCTGCGCGAGCAGGCCTTCCTGATCCGCCCGTGA
- a CDS encoding zinc metalloprotease HtpX, with the protein MLDPQRLRLHRLRNLVHSALLLGGMALLAAALGWVLGGREGVVWTALSVLAVLLLGGQVSPLLVLRLYGARPLSPAEAPALYRILEILAARAGLPAVPTLHWVPSPVMNAFAVGRPEQAAVAVTDGLLARLTLREVAGVLAHEVSHIRHNDLWIMGLADVVSRLTSSLSFLGQLLVLLNLPVWLLTGGGLPWAALLLLVLAPTVSALLQLALSRTREYEADLGAVRLTGDPQGLASALAKLERYQRGWMERLFLPGRGLPDPSLLRTHPPTEERIRRILSVAARPVDWGLDPGTRPVLRLPAVAVRPPRWRIGGLWW; encoded by the coding sequence ATGCTGGATCCCCAGCGCCTGCGCCTGCACCGCCTGCGCAACCTCGTCCACTCCGCGCTCCTGCTCGGCGGCATGGCGCTCCTTGCGGCCGCCCTGGGCTGGGTCCTCGGCGGCCGCGAGGGGGTGGTGTGGACGGCCCTGTCGGTGCTCGCGGTGCTGCTCCTCGGCGGCCAGGTGAGCCCGCTCCTGGTGCTGCGGCTCTACGGCGCGCGGCCGCTCTCGCCGGCCGAGGCCCCGGCCCTGTACCGTATCCTGGAGATCCTTGCGGCGCGGGCGGGGCTGCCCGCGGTGCCGACCCTGCACTGGGTGCCGAGCCCGGTGATGAACGCCTTCGCCGTGGGGCGGCCGGAGCAGGCGGCGGTGGCGGTCACCGACGGGCTGCTCGCGCGGCTGACCCTGCGCGAGGTGGCCGGGGTGCTCGCCCACGAGGTCAGCCACATCCGTCACAACGACCTCTGGATCATGGGCCTCGCCGACGTCGTCAGCCGCCTGACCTCGAGCCTGTCCTTCCTCGGCCAGCTCCTGGTCCTGCTCAACCTGCCGGTGTGGCTGCTCACCGGCGGCGGCCTGCCCTGGGCGGCGCTGCTCCTGCTGGTGCTTGCGCCCACGGTCTCGGCCCTGCTCCAGCTTGCGCTGTCGCGCACGCGCGAATACGAGGCCGACCTCGGCGCGGTGCGCCTGACCGGCGACCCCCAGGGGCTGGCCTCGGCGCTGGCCAAGCTCGAGCGCTACCAGCGCGGCTGGATGGAGCGGCTCTTCCTGCCGGGCCGGGGGCTGCCCGATCCGTCGCTGCTGCGCACCCACCCGCCCACCGAGGAGCGCATCCGGCGCATCCTCTCGGTGGCCGCCCGGCCCGTGGACTGGGGTCTCGACCCCGGGACGAGGCCGGTGCTGCGCCTGCCGGCGGTGGCGGTGCGGCCGCCGCGCTGGCGCATCGGCGGCCTCTGGTGGTAG